Proteins co-encoded in one Flavobacterium fluviale genomic window:
- a CDS encoding SRPBCC family protein — MPTINLITKISAHKQIVFDHSRNIDIHQQSASKSKEKAIVGVTSGLINLNETVTWRGKHFGFYLTHKSRITAMNLHDYFVDEMERGKFKSFKHEHFFEEENGITIMKDKLQYETPFGIFGSLFDFLFLKKHLTNFLLERNKILKEVSEKQF; from the coding sequence ATGCCAACTATAAACTTAATTACCAAAATAAGCGCACACAAACAAATCGTTTTTGATCACTCAAGAAATATTGATATTCATCAACAATCTGCGAGTAAATCAAAAGAAAAAGCTATTGTCGGCGTGACATCTGGTTTGATCAATTTAAATGAAACAGTAACGTGGCGAGGCAAACATTTTGGTTTTTATCTCACACATAAAAGCCGAATTACAGCTATGAATTTGCATGATTATTTTGTGGATGAAATGGAACGGGGCAAATTCAAGTCTTTTAAACACGAACATTTTTTTGAAGAAGAAAATGGAATTACGATCATGAAAGATAAATTGCAGTATGAAACTCCGTTTGGCATTTTTGGAAGTTTATTTGATTTTTTATTTCTGAAAAAGCACTTAACGAATTTCCTTTTAGAGAGAAATAAAATCCTTAAAGAAGTCTCTGAAAAACAGTTTTAA
- the gcvP gene encoding aminomethyl-transferring glycine dehydrogenase, translated as MKTDAFALRHIGPRETDLQHMLQTIGVESIEQLVYETLPDDIRLKAPLNLDPAMTEYEFANHIQELGKKNKVFKSYIGLGYHPTIVPAPIQRNIFENPGWYTAYTPYQAEIAQGRLEAILNFQTTVIELTGMEIANASLLDEGTAAAEAMALLFDVRTRDQKKNNTNKFFVSEEILPQTLSVLQTRSTPIGIELVVGNHETFDFSNEFFGAILQYPGKYGQVNDYSAFVAKAKENEIKVAFAADILSLAALTSPGEMGAAVVVGTSQRFGVPMGYGGPHAAFFATKDEYKRSMPGRIIGVSIDVNGNRALRMALGTREQHIKREKATSNICTAQVLLAVMAGMYAVYHGPKGLQYIANKVHASAVTTAEALNKLGVFQTNTAFFDTILVKADAQKVKAAAEKNEVNFFYVDADTISISLNETTSIADINQIIAIFAEALGKETFTVSELATSSQLPASLERTSSFLTHDVFNNHHSESQIMRYIKKLERKDLSLNHSMISLGSCTMKLNAASEMLPLSMPNWNSIHPFAPVEQAEGYITMLKKLEEQLNVITGFAGTTLQPNSGAQGEYAGLMAIRAYHLSRNEGHRNVCLIPSSAHGTNPASAAMAGMKIIVTKTTPEGNIDVEDLREKAIEHKDDLSCLMVTYPSTHGVFESSIIEITKLIHENGGLVYMDGANMNAQVGLTNPATIGADVCHLNLHKTFAIPHGGGGPGVGPICVNEKLVPFLPTNPILKVGGEQAITAISSAPYGSALVCLISYGYITMMGAEGLKSATEHAILNANYMKSRFEGHYPILYTGECGRAAHEMILDCRSFKEKGIEVGDIAKRLMDYGFHAPTVSFPVAGTLMIEPTESEDLAELDRFCDALISIRKEIEAATADDKNNVLKNAPHTLAMLTTDSWDFPYTREKAAYPLDYIAENKFWPSVRRVDDAYGDRNLICSCAPIEAYMEN; from the coding sequence ATGAAAACAGATGCTTTTGCTTTAAGACACATTGGTCCAAGAGAAACAGATCTTCAACACATGTTACAAACCATTGGTGTTGAATCGATTGAACAACTTGTTTATGAAACCCTTCCGGACGATATTCGTTTAAAAGCGCCTTTGAATTTGGATCCTGCAATGACGGAGTACGAATTTGCAAATCATATTCAAGAATTAGGAAAGAAAAATAAAGTATTCAAATCTTATATTGGTTTGGGTTATCATCCAACTATCGTTCCTGCTCCAATTCAGAGAAATATCTTCGAAAATCCAGGATGGTATACAGCTTATACACCTTATCAGGCAGAAATTGCTCAAGGTCGTTTAGAAGCTATTTTAAATTTCCAAACTACTGTTATTGAGTTAACTGGAATGGAAATTGCCAATGCATCTTTATTAGATGAAGGTACTGCTGCTGCAGAAGCAATGGCTTTACTGTTTGACGTTCGTACACGTGATCAAAAGAAAAACAACACCAATAAATTCTTCGTTTCTGAAGAAATTTTACCGCAGACTTTATCTGTACTTCAAACACGTTCAACTCCAATTGGAATTGAATTAGTTGTTGGAAACCACGAAACATTTGATTTTTCAAATGAGTTTTTTGGAGCTATTTTACAATACCCAGGAAAATATGGTCAGGTAAACGATTACAGCGCTTTTGTTGCTAAAGCAAAAGAAAACGAAATCAAAGTAGCTTTTGCTGCTGATATTTTGTCACTTGCTGCTTTAACTTCTCCAGGAGAAATGGGAGCTGCAGTAGTGGTTGGAACTTCACAACGTTTTGGTGTACCGATGGGTTACGGTGGTCCTCACGCTGCTTTTTTTGCAACTAAAGATGAATATAAAAGATCAATGCCAGGTCGTATCATTGGAGTTTCTATTGATGTAAACGGAAATCGTGCTTTACGTATGGCGTTAGGAACTCGTGAGCAGCACATTAAACGTGAAAAAGCAACTTCAAATATTTGTACCGCTCAGGTTTTATTAGCGGTTATGGCCGGAATGTACGCGGTTTACCACGGACCAAAAGGATTACAATATATTGCAAACAAAGTTCACGCATCTGCAGTTACGACTGCTGAAGCTTTAAATAAATTAGGAGTTTTCCAAACCAACACAGCTTTCTTTGATACTATTTTGGTAAAAGCAGACGCTCAAAAAGTAAAAGCTGCTGCGGAGAAAAACGAAGTAAACTTCTTTTATGTTGATGCTGATACAATTTCGATTTCATTAAACGAAACGACTTCAATTGCTGATATCAACCAAATTATTGCCATTTTTGCTGAAGCTCTAGGAAAAGAAACTTTCACTGTTTCTGAATTAGCAACTTCAAGTCAATTACCGGCTTCATTAGAAAGAACATCTTCTTTCTTAACGCATGATGTTTTCAACAATCATCATTCAGAAAGTCAGATCATGCGTTATATCAAAAAATTAGAGCGTAAAGATTTATCATTGAATCATTCGATGATTTCATTAGGTTCTTGTACGATGAAGTTAAACGCGGCTTCTGAAATGTTACCTCTTTCAATGCCGAACTGGAACAGCATTCACCCGTTTGCACCAGTAGAACAAGCTGAAGGTTATATCACGATGCTTAAAAAATTAGAGGAGCAATTAAATGTAATTACCGGATTTGCCGGAACAACATTGCAACCTAACTCTGGAGCTCAGGGAGAATATGCTGGTTTAATGGCTATCCGTGCTTACCACTTATCCAGAAACGAGGGTCACCGTAATGTATGTTTAATTCCTTCATCTGCTCACGGAACAAATCCTGCTTCTGCAGCGATGGCCGGAATGAAAATCATTGTTACTAAAACTACTCCAGAAGGAAATATTGATGTTGAAGATTTAAGAGAAAAAGCAATTGAGCATAAAGATGATTTATCTTGTTTAATGGTAACGTATCCTTCTACTCACGGAGTTTTCGAATCTTCAATTATTGAAATCACTAAATTAATCCACGAAAACGGCGGATTAGTATATATGGATGGTGCCAACATGAACGCGCAAGTTGGATTAACAAATCCTGCTACAATTGGCGCTGACGTTTGTCACTTAAACTTACACAAAACATTCGCTATTCCTCACGGTGGTGGCGGACCTGGTGTTGGGCCAATTTGTGTGAACGAAAAACTGGTTCCATTTTTACCAACAAACCCAATCTTAAAAGTTGGTGGTGAGCAAGCTATTACAGCTATTTCATCTGCACCTTACGGATCTGCTTTAGTATGTTTAATCTCTTACGGCTACATTACAATGATGGGTGCTGAAGGATTAAAAAGCGCTACTGAGCATGCGATTTTGAATGCTAACTATATGAAATCTCGTTTTGAAGGTCACTACCCAATTCTTTACACTGGAGAATGCGGAAGAGCGGCCCACGAAATGATTTTAGATTGTCGTTCATTCAAAGAAAAAGGAATCGAAGTTGGTGATATCGCAAAACGTTTAATGGATTACGGTTTCCACGCTCCAACGGTTTCTTTCCCAGTAGCAGGAACTTTAATGATTGAGCCTACAGAATCTGAAGATTTAGCTGAGTTAGATCGTTTTTGTGATGCTCTTATTTCAATCAGAAAAGAAATTGAAGCTGCAACTGCTGATGATAAAAACAATGTATTGAAAAATGCACCTCACACATTGGCAATGTTAACTACTGATTCTTGGGATTTCCCTTATACTAGAGAAAAAGCAGCTTATCCATTAGATTACATTGCTGAAAATAAATTCTGGCCATCTGTTCGTCGTGTAGATGATGCATACGGAGACAGGAATTTAATTTGCAGCTGTGCTCCTATCGAAGCTTACATGGAAAACTAA
- a CDS encoding YqjF family protein: MNFLKAEWKNLALFNYEVDAEILEKYLPAGTEIDIWNNKCYVSLVGFMFKNTKVLGLKVPFHVDFEEVNLRFYVKRFENGEWKRGVVFIKEIVPKKAITFIANTLYQEHYETQKMRYEIIENKNTNTFIYQWKKDKKWNTIQLETTNVLKKIEVDSEAEFITEHYFGYTKIDEETTFEYEVQHPRWEQLEVLNHNIEIDFEKIYGNDFGFLQDSKPTSVFLAKGSKITVKNKRKLQSIPVLEEMY; this comes from the coding sequence ATGAACTTCTTAAAAGCAGAATGGAAAAATTTAGCACTTTTCAATTATGAAGTTGATGCCGAAATTTTAGAAAAATATCTTCCCGCAGGAACCGAAATTGATATTTGGAACAACAAATGTTACGTAAGCTTGGTTGGTTTTATGTTTAAAAACACCAAAGTTTTAGGATTGAAAGTTCCGTTTCATGTAGATTTTGAAGAAGTCAATTTGAGATTTTACGTAAAACGTTTTGAAAATGGAGAATGGAAACGCGGTGTAGTTTTCATTAAAGAAATTGTTCCTAAAAAAGCGATCACATTTATTGCGAATACTTTGTATCAGGAACATTATGAAACTCAGAAAATGAGATATGAAATCATTGAGAATAAAAATACTAATACTTTTATTTACCAATGGAAAAAGGATAAAAAGTGGAATACCATTCAACTGGAAACTACAAATGTTTTAAAAAAAATTGAAGTCGATTCTGAAGCTGAATTCATCACGGAACATTATTTTGGATATACCAAAATCGATGAAGAAACTACTTTTGAATATGAAGTTCAACATCCGAGATGGGAACAATTGGAAGTTTTAAATCACAATATTGAAATTGATTTCGAAAAAATTTATGGAAACGATTTTGGATTTCTTCAAGATTCAAAACCAACTTCAGTTTTCTTAGCAAAAGGTTCAAAAATTACAGTTAAGAATAAAAGAAAACTGCAATCAATTCCAGTTTTAGAAGAAATGTACTAA
- a CDS encoding UbiA prenyltransferase family protein, with protein MKLLKQIFDFYLNSSIHVALSCYALVRITFYFFHLQYDEPMALFVFFGTIVGYNFVKYDALVRVKKKPIGKQLKIIALLSFISLLLVGYYFFHLKRITQIVSVGIFAITALYTLPFFPNKKNARNWAGVKIYIVSLCWVGATLVLPYINAEVPFTANFFIKCLQRFVLVFVLILVFEILDLANDDPHLQTVPQTIGVKRTKILGFSLLVPFWVLGILTFTLHDLIINLIMVVTLMLFILFANTNRSKYYTSFWVESVPIFWWLMIAFL; from the coding sequence ATGAAACTTTTAAAACAAATTTTCGATTTTTATTTAAACAGCAGTATTCACGTGGCTTTATCGTGTTATGCTTTGGTTCGAATTACGTTTTATTTCTTTCATCTTCAATATGATGAGCCAATGGCTTTGTTCGTTTTTTTTGGAACAATTGTAGGATATAATTTTGTAAAATACGACGCCTTAGTTCGCGTCAAGAAAAAACCAATCGGAAAGCAGCTAAAAATTATTGCTCTTTTAAGTTTCATTTCGCTGCTTTTAGTCGGCTATTATTTTTTCCATTTAAAAAGAATTACACAAATCGTTTCTGTTGGAATTTTTGCCATAACCGCACTTTATACTCTGCCATTTTTTCCGAATAAAAAAAATGCGCGAAACTGGGCAGGCGTAAAAATTTATATTGTTTCGCTTTGCTGGGTAGGAGCGACATTGGTTTTGCCCTACATAAATGCCGAAGTTCCCTTTACAGCCAACTTTTTTATAAAATGCCTGCAGCGTTTTGTCTTGGTTTTTGTGCTGATTTTAGTTTTTGAGATTTTAGATTTAGCCAATGACGATCCGCATTTACAAACCGTTCCGCAGACAATAGGCGTTAAGCGGACTAAGATTTTAGGATTCTCGCTCCTAGTTCCGTTTTGGGTTTTAGGAATTTTGACTTTTACCCTTCACGATCTTATCATCAACCTCATTATGGTTGTGACCTTAATGTTGTTTATTTTATTTGCCAACACAAACCGCTCCAAATATTACACTTCTTTTTGGGTCGAAAGTGTCCCGATTTTTTGGTGGCTTATGATTGCGTTTCTATAA
- a CDS encoding 3-oxoacyl-ACP synthase III family protein: MKIKIIGIGSYIPNLEVKNTDFDKHIFLNEDGTPFGYPNEVVIKKFKGITGIENRRYAEPEYTASDLAFFAAEKAIANAGIDAETLDYIIFAHNFGDVKTGTHQTDILPSLATRVKNKLAIKNPKCVAYDILFGCPGWIEGVLQANAFIKSGMAKRVLVIGAETLSRVVDDHDRDSMIYSDGAGASILEASTDETGLLSYESATFANDEANYLYFGKSYNPDLDPDIKYIKMYGRKIYEFALSQVPLAMKSCLDKSGIGIDEVKKILIHQANEKMDEAIIERFYKLYDKTSPKDIMPMSIHDLGNSSVATVPTLYDLILQGKIENHEINKGDVVIFASVGAGMNVNAFVYRY, translated from the coding sequence ATGAAAATAAAAATTATTGGAATTGGGAGTTACATTCCTAATTTAGAAGTAAAGAACACAGACTTTGATAAACATATTTTTTTAAATGAAGATGGAACTCCATTTGGTTACCCTAACGAAGTTGTAATTAAAAAGTTTAAAGGCATTACCGGAATTGAAAATCGCCGCTATGCAGAACCTGAATACACTGCATCTGATTTAGCCTTTTTTGCTGCCGAAAAAGCAATCGCAAATGCTGGAATCGATGCTGAGACTTTAGACTACATTATTTTTGCTCACAATTTTGGTGATGTAAAAACGGGAACACATCAAACAGATATTTTACCAAGTTTAGCTACAAGAGTTAAAAATAAATTAGCCATCAAAAATCCTAAATGCGTTGCTTATGATATTCTTTTTGGATGTCCAGGCTGGATTGAAGGTGTTTTACAAGCAAATGCTTTTATCAAATCTGGTATGGCAAAAAGAGTTTTAGTAATTGGAGCCGAAACTTTATCTAGAGTTGTGGACGATCACGATCGTGATTCGATGATTTATTCTGATGGTGCAGGTGCTTCAATCTTAGAGGCTTCTACGGATGAAACTGGTTTATTATCTTATGAAAGTGCCACTTTTGCAAATGATGAAGCGAATTATCTTTATTTCGGAAAGTCTTACAATCCAGATTTAGATCCAGATATCAAATACATTAAAATGTACGGCCGTAAAATTTACGAATTTGCATTAAGTCAAGTTCCATTGGCTATGAAAAGCTGTCTAGATAAAAGTGGTATTGGAATTGACGAGGTTAAAAAAATCTTGATTCATCAGGCAAACGAAAAAATGGACGAAGCTATTATCGAACGTTTTTACAAATTATACGACAAGACATCACCTAAAGATATTATGCCAATGAGCATTCACGATCTAGGAAACAGCAGTGTCGCCACCGTTCCAACTTTATACGATTTGATTCTGCAGGGAAAAATAGAAAATCACGAAATCAACAAAGGAGATGTAGTCATTTTTGCTTCCGTTGGGGCTGGAATGAACGTTAATGCTTTTGTTTACAGATACTAG
- a CDS encoding DUF1090 family protein, producing MKLKTKVLSIAFFAFSIVGFSQSNCTTLKGCERKLCELNTKLAAAKKAGNQNQIKGVEDAIAQTKKNCTTKTVNKDLDKKVKEKQQKVNERTADLNEAIKDKESKEKIDKKRKKLNEAKADLNKALADQKTK from the coding sequence ATGAAATTAAAAACTAAAGTTTTATCGATAGCATTTTTCGCTTTTTCTATTGTTGGATTTTCTCAAAGCAATTGTACAACTTTAAAAGGCTGTGAAAGAAAATTATGCGAATTAAACACAAAATTAGCTGCAGCTAAAAAAGCTGGAAATCAAAATCAGATTAAAGGAGTTGAAGATGCGATTGCGCAGACCAAGAAAAACTGCACCACCAAAACGGTAAATAAAGATCTTGACAAAAAAGTAAAAGAGAAACAGCAAAAAGTAAATGAAAGAACTGCCGATTTAAACGAAGCAATTAAAGACAAAGAAAGCAAAGAGAAAATCGACAAGAAAAGAAAGAAACTAAATGAAGCAAAAGCCGATTTGAACAAAGCTTTAGCTGATCAGAAAACAAAATAG
- a CDS encoding glycosyltransferase, whose translation MKYYIVIPAHNEQDLIGLTLQSLVSQTVLPSKVVVVNDNSTDKTEEVVLSFAKENPYISVVNKTSDAIHLPGSKVIQAFQKGFETLDSDYDIIVKIDGDLIFPTNYFETIIKHFESDPKIGMVGGFCYIDKNGEWVLENLTDKDHIRGALKAYRKETFQQIGGLKPAMGWDTVDELLCKFYNWKIVTDQSLHVKHLKPTGANYNKTARYKQGEAFYTLGYGFWITAVASAKLAMMKKKPFLFLDYIKGFLKAKKAKTPLLVNPEQAKFIRNYRLQKMKEKLI comes from the coding sequence ATGAAGTATTACATCGTCATTCCCGCGCATAATGAGCAAGATTTAATTGGCTTGACTTTACAATCTTTGGTTTCACAAACTGTTTTACCATCAAAAGTAGTCGTGGTAAATGACAATTCTACAGACAAAACAGAAGAAGTTGTTTTGAGTTTTGCAAAGGAGAATCCGTATATTTCTGTTGTAAATAAAACTTCAGATGCGATTCATCTTCCGGGAAGCAAAGTAATTCAGGCTTTTCAAAAAGGTTTTGAAACTTTGGATTCGGATTATGATATTATTGTAAAAATTGACGGTGATTTAATTTTTCCTACCAATTATTTCGAGACCATAATCAAACATTTTGAGTCTGATCCTAAAATTGGAATGGTCGGCGGATTTTGTTATATTGATAAAAACGGCGAATGGGTTTTAGAAAACCTTACCGATAAAGATCACATTCGCGGCGCTTTGAAAGCCTACAGAAAAGAAACCTTTCAGCAAATTGGTGGTTTAAAACCTGCAATGGGCTGGGATACTGTAGATGAATTATTGTGTAAATTTTATAACTGGAAAATTGTTACAGACCAGTCTTTACACGTAAAGCATTTGAAACCAACTGGTGCAAATTACAATAAAACAGCTCGTTATAAACAAGGCGAAGCTTTTTATACTTTAGGTTATGGTTTTTGGATTACCGCAGTTGCATCGGCAAAACTGGCGATGATGAAGAAAAAGCCATTCCTGTTTTTAGATTATATTAAAGGATTTTTAAAAGCAAAAAAAGCAAAAACTCCTTTACTCGTTAACCCTGAACAAGCTAAATTTATAAGAAATTATCGTTTGCAAAAAATGAAAGAAAAGTTAATTTGA
- a CDS encoding TIGR01777 family oxidoreductase: protein MNKLIIAAGTGFLGQVLVDHFKNKFEEIVILTRGKSKIIDGIKYVNWNAKTFSGWEKELENATVLINLAGKSVDCRYTKENKKEILLSRIESTKILNKAVLNCQNPPKHWLNSSTSTIYRFSLDKQMDEADGEIGNDFSINVALSWEKAFFKTETPNTLKTALRTSIVLGKNGGAFIPLKTLAKIGFGGKQGNGNQFISWIHEEDFANAIDLIIQKEIDGIINIVSPKPIRNADFMQRLRKAVGFPFGIPMNKFFLEIGSFFIRTETELVLKSRNVIPKRLLENGFQFKFGDIDEAFKDLI, encoded by the coding sequence ATGAACAAACTCATAATCGCAGCAGGAACCGGTTTTCTAGGACAAGTTTTAGTCGATCATTTCAAAAATAAATTTGAAGAAATTGTAATTCTGACTCGTGGAAAATCAAAAATCATAGACGGAATTAAATATGTAAACTGGAATGCCAAAACTTTTTCGGGCTGGGAAAAGGAATTAGAGAATGCAACGGTTTTAATAAATCTTGCCGGAAAATCTGTTGATTGCCGTTATACCAAAGAAAACAAAAAAGAAATCCTTTTATCCCGAATTGAAAGCACAAAGATTTTAAACAAAGCCGTTTTAAATTGCCAAAATCCGCCGAAACATTGGCTGAATTCATCAACCTCAACTATTTATCGTTTTTCTTTAGACAAGCAGATGGATGAAGCTGATGGTGAAATCGGAAATGACTTTTCTATAAACGTAGCGTTGTCTTGGGAAAAAGCATTTTTTAAAACTGAAACTCCAAACACTTTAAAAACCGCTTTGCGAACTTCAATTGTTTTAGGGAAAAATGGTGGCGCTTTTATTCCGTTAAAAACTTTGGCAAAAATTGGTTTTGGAGGAAAACAAGGGAACGGCAATCAGTTTATAAGCTGGATTCATGAAGAAGATTTTGCAAATGCCATTGATTTAATTATTCAAAAAGAAATTGACGGAATAATAAATATCGTTTCTCCAAAGCCAATCAGAAATGCTGATTTTATGCAGAGACTTAGAAAAGCAGTTGGTTTTCCTTTCGGAATTCCGATGAACAAATTTTTTCTTGAAATCGGATCTTTCTTTATTAGAACAGAAACTGAATTGGTTTTGAAAAGCAGAAATGTGATTCCGAAACGACTTTTGGAAAATGGTTTTCAATTTAAGTTTGGAGATATTGATGAGGCTTTTAAAGATTTAATTTAG
- a CDS encoding GbsR/MarR family transcriptional regulator: MEFKEAKNKFVQTWGALGSQWGINKTMAQIHALLMVSNDAVSMEDIMEELQISRGNASMNLRALMDWGIVYKEYKAGERREFFTAEKDLDELAVKISRERSKREIKPALKILKEVSTIEAKDSAEEKHFVDQTTKLYDFVLKADNMLDKMTEFNDNWLGRLVLKIMK, from the coding sequence ATGGAATTCAAAGAAGCAAAAAATAAGTTTGTACAAACATGGGGAGCGTTAGGTTCTCAATGGGGAATTAATAAAACGATGGCACAAATCCACGCTTTATTAATGGTTTCAAACGACGCTGTTTCTATGGAAGACATTATGGAAGAATTGCAAATTTCCCGCGGAAACGCCAGCATGAACCTGAGAGCTTTAATGGATTGGGGAATTGTTTATAAAGAGTACAAAGCCGGAGAAAGAAGAGAATTTTTTACTGCCGAAAAAGATTTAGACGAATTAGCTGTAAAAATTTCAAGAGAACGAAGCAAAAGAGAAATCAAACCTGCGCTTAAAATCTTAAAAGAAGTTTCGACTATTGAAGCAAAAGATTCTGCAGAAGAAAAACACTTTGTGGATCAAACTACTAAACTGTACGATTTCGTTTTAAAAGCAGATAATATGTTAGACAAAATGACTGAATTTAATGATAACTGGCTTGGGAGGCTGGTTTTAAAAATAATGAAATAA
- a CDS encoding thiol-disulfide oxidoreductase DCC family protein, with protein MKTLENQTLLYDEDCPLCSLYTTGFVKSGMLDENGRKSYCQLSDEEQSFVDLKRAPNEIALINNKTKTVTYGVDSLIKVIGFSFPIIEEIATIKPIHFILKKMYSFVSYNRKVIIPGIVKEENKLECTPDFNYKYRFIFIGFALTITSLVLFGYSNLIPILPKSNITREIILAFGQIVFQSLFLLKFDKKTIINYAGNLMTVSLMGSLILVPVLILNQFINLPEMFVLGWFGITVLIMCAEHFRRVKVLKLPFHLSYTWILYRILALLFILN; from the coding sequence ATGAAAACGCTCGAAAACCAAACCTTACTTTATGACGAAGATTGTCCGCTTTGCAGTTTATACACAACCGGCTTTGTAAAAAGTGGTATGCTCGATGAAAATGGAAGAAAATCTTATTGTCAGCTTTCTGATGAAGAACAAAGTTTTGTAGACTTAAAACGAGCGCCAAATGAAATTGCGTTGATTAATAATAAAACCAAAACAGTCACTTACGGAGTTGACAGTTTGATAAAAGTCATTGGATTTTCTTTTCCAATAATTGAAGAAATTGCAACTATAAAACCGATTCATTTCATCTTAAAAAAAATGTATTCTTTTGTTTCTTATAACAGAAAAGTAATCATTCCAGGAATTGTAAAAGAAGAAAACAAATTAGAATGCACGCCTGATTTCAATTACAAATACAGATTTATTTTTATTGGATTCGCATTAACTATTACGAGTTTGGTTTTATTTGGATATTCTAATTTGATTCCGATTTTACCAAAATCAAATATTACAAGAGAAATTATTTTGGCATTTGGACAGATTGTTTTTCAAAGTTTATTTCTTTTAAAATTCGATAAAAAAACTATAATCAATTATGCTGGAAATTTAATGACTGTTTCTTTAATGGGATCTTTGATCTTAGTTCCGGTTTTGATTCTGAATCAATTTATCAATCTTCCGGAAATGTTTGTCTTAGGTTGGTTTGGAATTACGGTTTTGATTATGTGTGCAGAACATTTTAGAAGAGTCAAAGTTTTAAAACTTCCCTTTCATTTATCTTACACCTGGATTTTATATCGAATTCTTGCTTTGCTTTTTATTTTAAATTAA
- a CDS encoding methyltransferase gives MYEKTFPNKRFKLTLEFLQKHVSTSETIFDFGVPNPFSKIMEENGYTVKNTKGEDLDNDQTALQTEEYTVFTAFEIFEHLLNPYTILQNVKCDKLLISIPLRLWFSPAYRSKTDMWDRHYHEFEDWQLDWLLEKTGWKITDRLQFTHPVKKFGFRPLLRYFTPRYYIVVAEKIK, from the coding sequence ATGTACGAAAAAACGTTTCCGAATAAAAGATTCAAACTTACTTTAGAATTTTTACAAAAGCACGTTAGCACATCAGAAACCATTTTTGATTTTGGAGTACCAAATCCATTTTCTAAAATAATGGAAGAAAATGGCTATACGGTAAAAAATACCAAAGGAGAAGATTTAGATAACGATCAAACCGCTTTGCAAACAGAAGAATATACTGTTTTTACAGCATTTGAAATTTTCGAACATTTGCTAAATCCTTATACAATTTTACAAAACGTAAAATGTGATAAACTTTTAATTTCAATTCCGTTACGTTTATGGTTTTCGCCTGCTTACCGTTCTAAAACAGATATGTGGGACAGACATTATCACGAGTTTGAAGATTGGCAGTTGGACTGGCTTTTAGAAAAAACGGGATGGAAAATCACAGATCGTCTGCAATTTACACATCCTGTAAAAAAGTTCGGATTCAGACCTTTACTAAGATATTTCACTCCAAGATATTACATTGTTGTTGCTGAAAAAATAAAATAA
- a CDS encoding MlaE family ABC transporter permease, with protein sequence MMLIRYLSQIGRYFLMLKEIFNKQTKWPVMKNLIFKEIDDLIIDSLGIVCFISFFIGGVVAIQTALNLTNPLIPKYLIGFATRQSVILEFAPTFISVIMAGKMGSYITSSIGTMRVTEQIDALEVMGVNSLNYLVFPKIVALLMYPFVIGISMFLGIFGGWLACAYGGFSTSQDFIQGAQMEFIPFHITYAFIKTLIFAMLLATIPSFHGYYMKGGALEVGKASTVSFVWTSVCIILFNYILTQLLLG encoded by the coding sequence ATGATGCTAATTCGTTATTTATCCCAAATAGGAAGATATTTTTTAATGCTTAAAGAAATTTTCAATAAACAGACCAAATGGCCTGTCATGAAAAATTTGATTTTCAAAGAAATCGATGATTTAATAATCGATTCTCTTGGTATCGTTTGCTTTATTTCTTTCTTTATTGGTGGAGTTGTAGCTATTCAAACTGCTCTTAATTTAACTAATCCCTTAATTCCAAAATATTTAATTGGTTTTGCTACACGTCAATCTGTAATTTTGGAGTTTGCTCCTACTTTTATTTCGGTTATTATGGCTGGAAAAATGGGATCTTATATTACTTCAAGTATCGGAACAATGCGTGTTACAGAGCAAATTGATGCTTTAGAGGTTATGGGTGTTAATTCATTAAACTATCTTGTTTTCCCTAAAATTGTAGCTTTACTAATGTACCCTTTTGTAATCGGGATTAGTATGTTCTTGGGTATTTTTGGAGGATGGCTTGCATGTGCTTACGGAGGATTCTCAACTAGTCAGGACTTTATTCAAGGTGCTCAAATGGAATTTATTCCTTTTCACATTACCTATGCTTTTATTAAAACTTTAATTTTCGCAATGTTATTGGCTACTATTCCATCTTTTCACGGATATTACATGAAAGGCGGTGCATTAGAAGTGGGTAAAGCAAGTACAGTATCGTTTGTATGGACATCAGTTTGTATCATTCTTTTTAATTATATATTAACTCAATTATTGTTAGGATAA